ttagtgatgtaatactgattttacaaaattataagatatcaaggttacaactctgcactgttcccaccaccagaattctggatccccagtccctccactggaagctacagcaggtcCCCCCAAGgtcgcagatatgggttgactattatttctacaactatctgtctagatttgtacatatttgcccatttttcccccctatggccccatctctcttcctttccaagtcacacccacacctcttactccatccaaatgcccctctctttttcctcttctctctccgggtcctgacagagttggagttcagagcctgctggtcatcttctccttatcatttctccctcactggaagtaaagaccaaaactctttttggggtccagaaggtgggaattctggcttctgtaattgctgtgactggacatgggcatcggcaggtggatccatacccccagcctgaaaCTATCAATTTAGATGCCGGCATTGAGGCCCACAGTAATGAGTCCAACAGTAGTTTGTAACAGTGAGAAAGAAGCCCCAGAGCGAGGCTGTGTGGCCCCCGCTGCCAGGATGggggttccccccaccccaccagcaaCCACAGCAGGCGCTTCTGGGAGCACTTGTTCCTTGGCGTGCTTGCCTGCTGAGCAAAGCACCTCATGGTTTTCTGCTGTGTTTGGGGCGGGAGTGGTCTGAGGTGAAGTTCACTGGCCACAGGGATTCCACGGTGGGGTCAGTGTGAGTGGTCACTTCCATCCTGAATGGCTGGGTCCCTGGTGGCTCCAGGGTTGTAACCCAACACCACCCAAAACATCATGCCCTCAGGTCAGCTGTCCACTCTGTCCGCCTGGAGGCGGGtgaggggggagcttcactgCTAAGATCATTCTGTTCTTCCGTGAGCCCCAGGGGCCGGGGGCTGCTACTGATTTTGGAGTCCAGATATCTACCCCCTTCGTATCCTCTACCCAACCACCCGTTTTAGGAATCTAGAAATCAGGCCAACCATCAGATCCAATTAGCTTAATGGAGGAAGGCAGGAGCGCCAGGAACCTCTTAACAGCTTCTCAGCGGCTCTGCGGTAGAACAGACAGACCCTTGGTGCCTTCAGCTTAGCCAGAATAATGTGTCCTGAGTCGTTCTAGGTGGGCAGGACATTCTGCCAAGGCACAGTGCCTTCCTGTTGTGGTGAGCACAGCTGGTAGCGTTTGGGAGGTGTGGACGGCCGGCTCTGTGCCTGCCAAGGTCTCACCCCCACCTCtgcatccccctccccctcttccagtCGCCCAGAGGAGCCTTCAACCTGGACTGGCTACATGGGGAAGATGTTCATGGCCGCTTCCAACTACCTCCCGGCCCAGGTGTCAGACATGATGAACCAGGACAGGGCCTTCGCCACCGGGCGCTTGACCATCTCCgggcagagaaacatctgcacccTCTCCACGTACGTGCGGCACTGCCCCTCACCACAAGCACAGGCTTGTTGCAAAGCTGTTTTCCCAAAACATGGCATCCACAAGCCCCcacaagagacagagaagtaggcaAGGGCAGACAGTGGTCTGAGGGGAGCTGAGCAGAATCAGAACCCCGCAGTGACCGACCCGTCAGCCCCTCCAACTGTCTGACTCTGGTTTGGATTCGCAGGGCAGCTGAAGCTGGTGTGTGGGGGTGGCTAAGCCTCGGGAGGGTCACAAAAATGCTGTTCTGGAACCATGCCTATTTGCACGTGGTTATGTACAACGGCCCTAGTTCCAGTTGCAGAGACTCAGATACCTACGGGGTGGTCAGTTGTCAGAACCATGAAGCGTGAAAGGTGTTTGCCAACCAAGTTGTACCTTTAAATGTTTTCATAAAACTGGCCGACAGGGAGGATGAATCACTtttgcttccttcctccttccctccctccctcccttccttattttactcaccacccccttcctcctcctttgtcATCATGCGGCTTCAACCACTCTTTTTTCAGAGGGACAAAGACactgagagataccacaacactgaagcttcccctcagtgCCACAGTACTCCCCACGTGTCATGCCAGGAGCTCACCTgggcgacacacacacacacacacacacacacacagcagagcagGCGCCCTCCGAGGTGAGCTGTCTCCAGCCTCTGGttttgctccttccttccttcctccctccctccctccctccctccctccctccctccctcccttcctgtcaCTGGAAAAGACAGAGGCACACAAAGGACAAAGGCAGACGTGGCAGTCCATCCAGGTGGGCCGACGTCTTGACTGGCCTTCGTTTTTCAGAGTTAACAGTACACACACACCGAGGTAGGTTTTAGCCACACTGCTATGTTCAAAGGCAAGAAAAATGGGGCcgtggcggtgggggtgggggacactcaGCATGTGCTTTGCATTTGTGGGGGTTTagatcctttttgttttttaaatttgtgcAGAACAAAATTTTAGTTGTTCTGAATAGAATaggaagtatcttttttttttttttttttctttactggggaattcatGGTTTACAGGCGACAGTCAGTACAGTAGTTGttacgtgtgtaacatttctcagttattcAGGTAACACGTAGTTTACCACActcacccactaggtcctcctccgccatcctgttccaggaccggaactctccccccaccccagagtctttgactttggtgcaatacaccaactccagtccaagttctgcttagtgtttgtccttctgatcttgttttgcaacttctgtcCACGAGGGAGAgattattccatattcatccttctctttctggctgatgtcACTTAACCTGGGCTCAGTTCCTCGCAGTATATACAGCTGAGtgctgctttggtctctctctctctctctctcttacacacacacacacacacacccacacacacacacacacattaaaaaagttaaaaatagggagtcgggcggtagcacagtggttaagcgcacatggtgcaaagcacaaggaccggcgtaaggatcccggttcaagcccccggctccccacctgcaggggagtcgcttcacaagcggtgaagcaggtctgcaggtgtctgtctttctcttcccctcctctctccatttctctctgtcctatccaacaacgacattaataataactacaacgggagtcgggcggtagtgcaggaggttaagcgcaggtggcgctaagcacaaggaccagcagaaggatcccggttcgagcccccggctccccacctgcaggggagtcgcttcccaggcggtgaagcaggtctgcaggtgtctgtctttctctccccctctctgtcttcccctcctctctccatttctctctgtcctagccaacaacgatgacctcaataataacaataataataactacaacaataaaaaaaaacaagggcaacaaaaagaatgaataaataaataaaaataaaaataaaaaataataataactacaacaataaaacaacaatgggcagcaaaagggaataaataaataaaatttaaataaataaataaataccaagaatcataaaaaacaaagaagactCCTCCAGATAGACCGTGGGGTCAAAAGTCTAAGCAACAGCCAAGACCCAGAGTGGGGTCCATGAGCTCAGGGTTTGTTGATGGCGGGAGGAACAGACAGTTGCTAGAATGGGTGAGGGGGCCGGTGCCCCTGGAAGCTGGGCCAGTCACCCGCCTCTGCTGTCACCATAACCCCTGCTTTCCCTGGGTTCCTAGGATCCAGAAGCTGCCGAGGCTGCTGGTGGCATCATTGGACGGCCACCTTTACATCTACAATCTGGACCCTCAGGACGGAGGAGAGTGTGTCTTAATCAAAGCTCACAGGTAAAGGGCCCCCTTTTCCGGAAGGCACCACCGGCTGTGCCGTACTGTCCCTGGTCCTGAACCGCGGCACCGCAGCTCGCAGCTCGCCGTGGCTCTTACCTTCTCCTTTCTCTGGCCGTGGTAGCGACAGGGCTCGAGTGCCACCTGCCTGCTTTGTGGCAGGCTCAGGAGAAGGCACCTCCCCCAGGCCTGCACCTATAGACGGAGTGCaaaccaccccccacacacacccccgggGTGGGAATATATAGAATGCGGCATCTCCCTGCCCCTTGCTTGGGTGGTCACCAAATGAACAGGCCCTGGCAGCGTTTGTGCCCCAGAGCAGGGCACCTTCTTCCTGCCGTAGACAGGACCTCATGAGCCTCCACTGCCCCCTCGCTTGGTCTCCAGAGTGAGCCCTTGAGCTCGTCTTAGTGGCCTGGCCTGAGCATAGCGGGAAGGGCGGCGGCCCACCCCACAGGAGAGGCAGGACTGAGCCTGGTAGCTTAAGGTCACTTCTGTTCACACTAGCAAGTGCTTCCTGGGGCTCTTCCTTTAAGAAATATCCGGAAGATGTgataatctcttttttttccccttttcttttaatccctccccttcccccttgattgcTACAATTAGCTTGCTTGGCTCAGGAACAGCCGAGGAGAATCAAGAAAATGACCTCAGACCTTCATTACCTCAGTCTTACGCGGCGACAGTAGCCAGACCAAGCACATCTTCGGCCTCCACGGTGCCCGGTGAGCGTTTAGGATGCGGGAGACCTGTGAAGACAGCCTCACTgtgattctttccttccttggcTCCTCTGTGGGTCGAGTACTCTGTCACTGGCTGTGGCAGCCACGGAGACGGTGGCACCTACTTTGTGCCAGGCTGGAGGTGGGCAGGCACCTTCCCTGTGCCGTGTGTCTGTGGAGGGGGGACATGCAGAACTGACAGGGGGACTGACTGTTACCCTGGGGACCCTAAACACAGCATGAGATGGCCATTTACCTGACAAGCAGCAGTAACCCTTGGCCTCTGAGAATTCAGGGCAATGGGaaaaagttgtgtttttttttatgtttttattttattttattttattttggatagagacagagaaattgaaagggaaaggggaggcagagagggagggagagagagacctgaaatattgcttcactactcatgaacctttccccagcttgaacctggaccctgacACTTTATAcagtatgtgtgctctaccaggtggccCCACCATTCAGCCCCTGGAGAATAAGTTTTAGGCATCTGGGGTGGGCAGGTAGCTGACAGCAGCACACCCCCATGTCTCAGAAGCTAGGGGAAATAAACAGGGCAAAGCAGCCTCGCATGGCCCCTTGAGTGTGCCCCTGGCTCTGGGTGTAAGAACAGAGCCTGGGGCATCTCTCATGTGTCATCTTTGGTCCCCAGGTTATTCCGAGGACGGCGGGGCGCTCCGAGGAGAGGTCATTCCTGAACACGAGTTTGCCACGGGACCAGTGTGTCTTGATGATGAGAATGAATTTCCCCCTGTGAGCATTAGGAAGCCCTAGAGAACAGCTGTGTGTGCTTAGACAGCACGTCTTCTCCAAGAGGCGATGCCACTCTGCCTGTTAGCTCAGCCGCGGTGACTAACCCTCCCTAGTAGTCGGAAAGCCCCAGATGGTGCCCCGCGCTGTATGCTTCAGGCCCTACAGACAGACCGCCTGTGCGGTGTTGCGCCAAGCCCGATGGCGTTCTAGTAACCACATACTAACTAGAGGTCTCTGTGGCCTCACACGCGCAGAGGCCTGGGACCCTGGATTCTGCTGCTCTAGCGCCATCTTTGCCACTGATAAGCTAGAACAGTGCGCAGCTCTCATTTTCTGGAGGCTTCTAAGGATGCTTTTGCAGAACACTGCCATCCTTGTGCCCAAGATGATGGCTTGCCAGTGTTAGGGGCAGTGCTCTGCAGGGAATATgggccctctctccccctccagctGAGTCCCAGGCACCAGTGGATTCGCCGCTAATTAACAGCAGGGTGGAGGGCCGGGGCTGGGCCGGGGTGGAGCCCCCTTGGGTGCCTCTGGCTAGCTTTTCTGGCATCTTGCTTCAGCTCCTCTGCCGCCCGGGGCTGGCAGGGTGCCTGGCTTGGCTTCTTCCAGCGTCGCTATCTAAAGAGGAGATTCTCTGTCTGGGTGGCTGCCAGGGGCCTCCTTAGCTTCTGCTCCTCCGTCCTTCCATTTAGAGCCATGGACAGACCACTGGCCAACCCGACCCATCTGGAAATGAAAGCAGTGTTTTGGTGGGCCCTGGGTCTGTGAGCGTCTCCCTGAATCTCTGGGAAATGCTGACTGGGTCTCGGGGTGGCATGTTTTCTGTGTTCCTGGTCCTTGTTTTGTGATGGCAGAGATGCTCTGTGGAGGAGGGCAGGCCTGCTTCCTTTTTCACAGCCATTGTTTCAGAAACACTCTAGACCCATGAAACACTCTAGACACAGAATCAgctaaaaacaaagccaaaacaaCTTGTGGGCGGCCTCGTGCGTGACCCGTGACCGCAGTTCACAGTCGGGGCTTCTCGTAGGCAGACTACCAGATGCGCTGGCAACAGGTCGTTCATGCATAGGTTTTCAGGGCAGACCACAATGACCGGGGGTTGTCTAAACAAGAAAAGCCATTCTACGGTTTATAATAGTTGTcggtctgctgctcctggaggagacagttgttttctttctcccagtCCTACCCACCCCCATTCCCTCAGTCAGTCAGAAGtggaaggtttttttctttttttctgtcttcccaaATGTTGGTTGTTAATTGTCTGAAGTTGTATCTTCCCAGAATGAAAACATTTCCAGGAATAGGCATCTAAACCAGACATGGGGAGAAATGGGATATCCAACAAGTAGGTCCGGATCCTTCACCTACTGGCTTCCATTTCAGTCAGACTGGTAAAAGTCTGGTAATGTGAGTGAGTTACACAgcctctttatctgatgatgatgatgacgatgatttTTACAAAGTTGGGGGACTTTGTATACTAGCCATCAGGAACTGATCCTTGCCAAAGAAAACCCGTATAAAAGAACAGGGGCACTGGGCACATAATTTGATATGCAAATGAGTGTACGTCATTTCCAAAATATGAACTAATCTTGAAACCTGTCGCAAGGCCTGTTCCCCACTCCTATACAATACTGCCAGAAGTTGCGTGCCAGCCAGTATCATCACTCAATGACCAAAGGAGTGAAAGCTCAAATTtcatctgttttttaaatttattttattattattattattgttatttttaccagagcactgatcagctctgctttatggtagtgcaggggattgaacctgggacttcggagcctcaggcttgaaagaaaagagaactgaggggccagatggtgacacacctggttgaatgcacacattgccgtgtacgaggacccaggttcaagctcccggttcccacctggaaggggaaagcttcacgagtggtgaagcagggctgcaggtgtctgtctacccatctctctctatctctccatatatatatatatcctcccctctcagcttctttctgttcagaaagaaataattaaaattaaaaaaattatttaagaaagatgGAAGTTGGGCACTAGTGCAacgtttaagcgcacgtggcacaaagcgcaaggaccggcataaggatcctggttcgagcccccggctccccacctgcaggggagtcgcttcacaggcggtggagcaggtctgcaggtatctgtctttctctccccctctctgtcttcccctcctctctccatttctctctgtcctgtccaacaacaacgacatcaataacaataattacaacactaaaacaacaaaagggaataaatatattttttaaattatttaaaaaagaaagaaaaggaaagagaactgaTCACTTGTGGTACCTTAGAAATAAACTCTCTGGGAAGCAGCAGCTTTTGTTTTGGTGCCAGTCAGCTTACACgtctgtttctgtgttttttctttttttctttgctttttttgcctccagggttattgctggggcttggtgcctgcactcgaatccactgctcctggaggctttttttttttttctcttttgtcgcccttgttgtttatcattgctgttattattgttactgctgtcatcagataggacagaaatggaggaggggaagacagagaggaggagcgaaagacagacacctgcagacctgcttcaccgcttgtgaagtgacctccctgcaggcggggagccgggggctcaaaccaggatccttacgctggtccttgcacttcacaccatgtgcacttaacccgctgcgctaccgcccagccccaaaagTCTGTTTATTTTCTGACACTAGTTTTTCTCCTGTGATTAAGAAGGGAATCAGGACCAAGGGTATATTACTGAATTCTTAGTAGTGATTTAGCAGTCCGTGTTTACAAGTCAAATGAGCCTTTCTGAAACTATACATGTAAACTGTACACATATTTTGTAAATACATTGTCAGTATTTTCTGAAACTGCCATCTGGTCTTTACCTAAATGAGACAGGTGAACTTCCTATGGCTGAGACTGAGGGACATGTCAtctgtggagagaaggaaaggctcTGGGCCCAACCTCGCTCCCCCTGGCGGCCCCTCAGCGGACCAGATTTGTCGCTAAAACAGCTGCCTACCAAGCTCCCTCTAGAAAGAGTAAGGCCCTTCTGTTTTGATTCCGGTAGATAATCTTGTGCCGTGGAAGTCAGAAGGGCAAAGCGAAGCAGTCCTGATGAGAAGCACGCCTCAGAAATCAGGACATCCCTGTCGGGTGGTTATGGAGAAACCCAGGAAGGTAGAAGAATGGCGTCTGGTTGTGTGAGCAGGACGGGGACAGGAGTCCCTGGCGCTGGCCACATACGCCATAGGACACCATCACCAgcttcccccagccctggccaCCGGGGCACGTGAGAGACACTTGAGTTACACGGCCCACTGTTTTAAGATATGTTATGACCATAGCGTCCATGCTAACTAACCATATTGGTCTGTAATcggatttttttattaaaaaaaaaaaagaaaggggggcatCCTTTTTCAATGTAtgctgtgtaaaaaaaaaaaaaaaagtccatataAGGAGACTTCTTTGAATTGTATTTCTTGTATATTACATACAATATAGAGACTCTTTTAGCCAAGCAAGGTATTTTTGCAGTGATTGGAATAAATGATTTCTTATGACCTTTGAGTTCCATGTTGGACACTAATAATAAAATCATGGTAAATGCAGTTTATGAAGTTTTACAGTTGTTggttttgtgtgtttatttaatgTCTTTatgggaggattaatgatttacagttgacagtaaaatacaatagtttgcccatgcacagcatttcccagttttccacataataatacaatccccactcgGCCCTCCTCTTGTCTGAAGGGAGTAGGACTCCTAAAATCTCTAAAGTACAGTCATCACCTTTAAGGCGGGGCAGGGTGGAAGTAGCCCTGCCAGTTTGCACATACTTCACCAAGGTGATGGCACCACACAAAGAtggagcttcaccagtggtggagaaGTAAATAAATTAGCAGAactcaccaggagtggtggaatcatgcagggggAAAAAACGTGGCTCGGGGAGGGTTTGTTCAAGGGGAGACTCACAGGGTCACGAACTTCTTTGTAAGTTCCGCTCGGAGACTtgacatttaacctgctgcgctaccgcctggctccctctctctctctcttttttttttaattatctttatttatttattggctagagacagccagaagttgagaaggatgggagttatagagagggagaaacacagagacacctgcagccctgcttcaccactcacaaagctttccccctgcaggtaggggccggaGGGCTCGAGttgtaacacacacactcagtcaggtgcaccaccgcctggccccttgactTCATTTCCAAACAGCTGAGTAGGGTGGTTGAGACGCAGACGTACCTTCAAGTCCTatcaaagagaaatagaaagaaaaggaagaaatggccaccaggagaagtggattcatagtgctggcacctggAGGagacactcacgaaagacatgtctctgatatctgattactgtaaaaaatggcgactaatccccagcactgcaaaaacggtatcatctgttttccatctacaccatgcctcggcctcgcgtgagcttaatgtgcagcttggcgatacgagaatccggcatgaagcccagccagtctatcttggcgttactctcgatcgcactctgtcatttcacgagcatctcataaaaactgcagcaaaggtgggcgcgaggaatcacatcattgcaagactggccagctcctcatggggcgcgagcgcttccacactacgatcatcctctctggcattatgctattccactgcagaatactgtgccccaggatggttccgtagcccccatgtccacttggtcgattccaaattatattcctccatgaggatcatttctggaaccatccgttccaccccggttccatggctgccagttcttagcaacatcgccccgccagatattcgtcgggatgcggcatcatctaagttcatttcccacgtctacgctcgaccggacctgccaatatacgcggagatcttcgcccaccctgtccaacgcttgacgtctcgtcacccaatctggtcccctatgcctacactgaacttctctgttccagactcttggaaacagagctggcagtcagctgaggtcaagaacaaacacctcatcacagacccctgcgagcgtcaacccggctttgacctagcacgtcatgattgggccctcctcaatcgctatcgaacaggccatggccggtgcgccgctatgttccatcgctggggagccagagacgacccgaactgcccctgcggctccagacagactatgacccacatagtcaacgactgccacctctccagattcaaaggaggtctcgaaactttacatcaggctcaacctgacgctgttgactggctacggaagaagggcaaacgctagaagaaaaagtgcTGGCACCCACTAATAACCCTGACGGcacaagaaataaacaacacaaaTGCAAAAGCTAGGCTTTGCTCCGGACTCCAAAACCAGGTGCTTCCACTGACAGGGCTCACTGCCCCAGAATCAGCTCCCCACACCTGCCAGGAGTTTACAGCTGCAGCTGGGATGTGAACTGGCCCGAACTCATATCCTGCTATCTCTGCCTGTGGAAGAAAGGGTCTGCTTCATGGCCTGGCAGCGACAGGTGGATCGCTGATGGTTGCAGCAGGGAGCCACTGAAGGATCCCGAGTGTAATCCGCTCTGGAGACGTTGTCGGCAGCAATGTCCTGAAGGACTCCCGCGAGGGCCTCTCTGACCCTGGGCAGGACGCTTTGGTATTCGGCGCTGCCTCGCGCTAGAGGCACTGATTCCGCTACGTCCTCTTCCACGTTGAAAATCAGGGGGAGCTCCTGTTGTTGCTCTGGCCCCACGCTCCCATCACAGGCTTTCGCTCCCCCTAGAGAGAGGTGACAGTGAATAAATACCCTGTCAGTTCCTGGGGAGCACATATggaacaatgcacaaggacccaggttcaagcctccagggggTAGGGAACTTTTTGAGGGGTGAAGCCATGCCTCAGCTCAAGACGACCACTAGGAATGAAAGAGGGAGTGGACGTtacagaaatgaaataaaatacaagaaTTATAAGGCAATATTATGAAGGTGCCAAGCATTTTTCAGACAGGGTTCTTCTGCCTTCTGAAACGTAGTTGGTCCGAAGAAGTTATGCCTCTTTGATAATGTAAAATGAGAATCAAGAAATTTTCCAtccaa
Above is a window of Erinaceus europaeus chromosome 12, mEriEur2.1, whole genome shotgun sequence DNA encoding:
- the LOC103114664 gene encoding WD repeat domain phosphoinositide-interacting protein 1 isoform X1: MPFPGKSCLSCPHFLSPSAYPLPGLCALSINHSNSYVAYPGSQTTGEIVLYDGHSLKSVCTIAAHEGMLAAIAFNSLGSKLASASEKGTVIRVFSVPEGQKLYEFRRGMKRYVTISSLAFSMDSQFLCASSNTETVHIFKLEHLTNSRPEEPSTWTGYMGKMFMAASNYLPAQVSDMMNQDRAFATGRLTISGQRNICTLSTIQKLPRLLVASLDGHLYIYNLDPQDGGECVLIKAHSLLGSGTAEENQENDLRPSLPQSYAATVARPSTSSASTVPGYSEDGGALRGEVIPEHEFATGPVCLDDENEFPPIILCRGSQKGKAKQS
- the LOC103114664 gene encoding WD repeat domain phosphoinositide-interacting protein 1 isoform X2, whose amino-acid sequence is MPFPGKSCLSCPHFLSPSAYPLPGLCALSINHSNSYVAYPGSQTTGEIVLYDGHSLKSVCTIAAHEGMLAAIAFNSLGSKLASASEKGTVIRVFSVPEGQKLYEFRRGMKRYVTISSLAFSMDSQFLCASSNTETVHIFKLEHLTNSRPEEPSTWTGYMGKMFMAASNYLPAQVSDMMNQDRAFATGRLTISGQRNICTLSTIQKLPRLLVASLDGHLYIYNLDPQDGGECVLIKAHSLLGSGTAEENQENDLRPSLPQSYAATVARPSTSSASTVPDNLVPWKSEGQSEAVLMRSTPQKSGHPCRVVMEKPRKVEEWRLVV